The following coding sequences are from one Arachis hypogaea cultivar Tifrunner chromosome 7, arahy.Tifrunner.gnm2.J5K5, whole genome shotgun sequence window:
- the LOC112701237 gene encoding uncharacterized protein encodes MGVISQDHSMLDSDTVAEAIRPLVKTDSSIKVKFIIAKVQSRFNYTISYQKAWLAKQKSIAKVFSDWEESFQAFLWWLSVMVQKMSGSVVQIEIRPLYNGNEEAQGVDGTHLYGKYKGTLLVAVAQDGNQNMCLSLLPW; translated from the exons ATGGGAGTGATTTCACAGGATCATTCTATGTTGGACTCGGATACAGTTGCTGAGGCTATAAGGCCATTGGTCAAGACTGACTCGTCCATCAAGGTGAAATTTATAATAGCCAAAGTCCAGTCAAGGTTCAACTATACCATCAGTTACCAAAAGGCTTGGTTAGCAAAGCAGAAGTCCATAGCGAAAGTTTTCAGTGATTGGGAGGAGAGTTTCCAAGCCTTTCTGTGGTGGCTCTCGGTTATGGTTCAGAAGATGTCTGGGTCAGTTGTCCAGATAGAAATACGCCCACTGTACAATGGGAATGAAGAGGCGCAAGGG GTTGACGGAACACACCTATATGGAAAGTACAAAGGTACACTTCTGGTCGCTGTTGCACAGGATGGGAACCAGAACATGTGCCTATCACTTTTGCCTTGGTAG
- the LOC112701238 gene encoding uncharacterized protein — translation MFCIRHISSNFLQAFKVPHLQKLVVNIGYSRTVEEYNINYKRLEERGEAYARWCDAIGLRHWVLAFDEGHRLGHMTTNLVECINSVLKGARNLPMLTLVRATYYRLNELFTQKSAETHERKRARFTYSIFTQQRIEASMQQAGNIVVHRFDRRNEVFEVCKMTSGKVLVLDLARRTCDSGHFQVERIPCRHVIACCVNQRIDWQLYVHDMYKMTEVRKVYRFEFTPLSEAETWLAYEGPTSVANPTLRRTSKGRPKLTRYLNEMDSRNMRVPLICRLCD, via the coding sequence ATGTTTTGTATAAGGCACATCAGCAGCAACTTCCTACAAGCATTCAAAGTTCCTCACTTGCAAAAGCTTGTGGTCAACATTGGGTATTCAAGAACGGTGGAGGAGTATAACATCAACTATAAGAGGTTGGAAGAGCGAGGCGAGGCATATGCCAGGTGGTGCGATGCCATTGGACTTAGACATTGGGTATTGGCATTCGACGAGGGACATCGATTGGGCCATATGACGACGAACCTTGTCGAGTGCATTAACTCAGTGTTGAAGGGTGCCCGTAATCTACCTATGTTAACACTAGTCCGAGCAACATATTATCGGTTAAATGAACTTTTTACGCAAAAGAGTGCTGAGACTCACGAACGCAAACGTGCTAGATTTACTTATTCTATATTCACACAACAGCGGATAGAGGCAAGTATGCAACAGGCTGGAAATATAGTTGTGCACCGTTTTGACAGACGGAATGAAGTATTTGAGGTGTGTAAAATGACTAGCGGAAAGGTGTTAGTCCTTGATCTTGCGCGACGTACGTGTGACTCTGGGCACTTTCAGGTGGAACGAATACCATGCCGCCATGTTATTGCTTGCTGTGTTAACCAGCGAATCGATTGGCAGCTGTATGTGCATGACATGTACAAGATGACAGAGGTTCGTAAGGTATATAGATTCGAGTTCACACCATTAAGTGAGGCCGAGACATGGCTTGCATATGAGGGACCCACATCGGTCGCTAATCCTACCTTGAGGCGAACGTCGAAAGGTCGCCCAAAATTGACCAGATACTTGAACGAAATGGACTCACGCAACATGCGTGTTCCTCTGATATGCCGTCTCtgtgattga